The following proteins are encoded in a genomic region of Myxosarcina sp. GI1:
- a CDS encoding TIGR02281 family clan AA aspartic protease, translated as MKNLFKLLLLSLIFNCSSTTANAQESACFMQDASGKPLDLSHLCRNGKSPNRRQTNSATVYEPRVYTIPIIRRNAGIPVIEVQFNERYVFEMMLDTGASMTVLTPQMARALNFEPLGSLPVQTPSHELVYLPLGQVKSIAAAGSVARNVPVVVSSSLTVGLLGQNFFGNFDVTIKYDVIEFRER; from the coding sequence GTGAAAAATTTATTTAAATTACTATTATTATCTTTGATTTTTAATTGTTCTTCTACTACAGCCAATGCTCAAGAGTCTGCTTGCTTTATGCAGGATGCCAGCGGCAAGCCGTTGGATTTAAGTCATCTGTGTAGAAATGGTAAATCTCCCAACCGCAGGCAAACTAACTCGGCAACAGTTTACGAACCGAGAGTATACACCATACCAATTATTAGAAGAAATGCTGGCATTCCCGTAATCGAAGTCCAATTTAACGAGCGATATGTGTTTGAAATGATGCTGGATACGGGAGCTAGTATGACTGTTTTGACTCCACAAATGGCACGGGCTTTAAATTTTGAACCTTTAGGAAGCTTACCAGTTCAAACACCCAGTCACGAACTTGTCTATCTTCCTCTAGGTCAGGTAAAATCCATCGCCGCAGCAGGTTCAGTCGCCAGAAATGTTCCTGTTGTAGTATCTTCTTCATTGACAGTAGGTCTTTTAGGACAAAACTTTTTTGGCAATTTTGATGTCACTATTAAATATGATGTAATTGAATTTCGAGAGCGATAA